One genomic window of Comamonas serinivorans includes the following:
- a CDS encoding ABC transporter permease, with product MIDSKPKRLQVPALRRWVASSLTLLLTLFAVSVLSFLLVALLPGDVATTLLGDSATPERSAELRKELGLDQPLPRQYGTWLGKVMQGDLGQTFNSGEAISDMILARVPVTLELILLTQLLALAIAIPLGVWTAYKAGSVFDRLSLSVSLALLSMPTFVFALLLVYAVALKVPLLPSNGYAPLSDGLWANLRHMVLPVTTLALMEVPVYMRLLRSEMLTTLQQNFILLAKGMGLSLSRTLFQHALRPSSLSLITLVGLNMGRLMGGALIIETMFVLPGVGLLLVESIFQQEYLLTQAIVLFVAVAFILINTLTDWLYAWVDPRLKH from the coding sequence ATGATTGATTCCAAGCCCAAGCGACTCCAAGTGCCGGCCCTGCGGCGGTGGGTGGCCAGCTCGCTCACATTGCTGCTCACGCTGTTTGCCGTGTCGGTGCTCAGCTTTCTGCTCGTGGCCTTGCTGCCGGGCGATGTGGCCACCACCTTGCTGGGCGACTCGGCAACGCCCGAGCGATCGGCCGAGTTGCGCAAGGAGCTGGGACTGGATCAACCCCTGCCTCGGCAGTACGGCACTTGGCTCGGCAAGGTGATGCAGGGTGATCTGGGGCAGACCTTCAACTCTGGGGAAGCGATCAGCGACATGATCCTCGCGCGCGTGCCCGTCACGCTGGAGCTGATCCTGCTGACCCAATTGCTGGCCCTGGCGATCGCCATTCCGCTGGGGGTGTGGACGGCCTACAAGGCGGGCTCGGTGTTCGACCGCCTGAGCCTCTCGGTGTCGTTGGCGTTGCTGTCCATGCCCACCTTCGTGTTCGCCTTGCTGCTGGTCTATGCCGTGGCCTTGAAGGTGCCGCTGCTGCCCAGCAACGGCTACGCGCCGCTCAGCGATGGTTTGTGGGCCAACCTGCGTCACATGGTGCTGCCCGTGACCACGCTGGCCCTGATGGAGGTGCCGGTCTACATGCGGCTGCTGCGCAGCGAGATGTTGACCACGCTGCAGCAGAACTTCATCCTGTTGGCCAAGGGCATGGGCCTGTCGCTGAGCCGAACACTGTTTCAGCATGCTCTGCGTCCGTCGTCGCTGAGCCTGATCACGCTGGTGGGCCTGAACATGGGGCGGCTGATGGGCGGGGCGCTCATCATTGAAACCATGTTCGTGCTGCCCGGCGTGGGCCTGCTGCTCGTCGAATCGATCTTCCAGCAGGAGTACTTGCTGACCCAGGCCATCGTGCTGTTCGTGGCGGTGGCCTTCATCCTGATCAACACGCTGACCGACTGGCTGTACGCGTGGGTCGATCCGCGGCTCAAGCACTGA
- a CDS encoding ABC transporter substrate-binding protein translates to MIQRPLAVLALLASFTAHANPVTLSVALSQDPPSLDPLRIGSYTERQFAMPVYEALFAINPQGQPVPHLATSYTVSDDLKTWRFTLRDGVKFHDGTPLDAAAVVANLARAKDPANRCRCTAEMETIAGFKAIDGKTVEITLNQPNAVLPVALAGSVGTMASPTAFKADPASLANKPVGTGPFRFVEWIKNSRYVLEKNPDYWQQGKPQIDRLVLRGMQNTEPREAAFKSGQVDIVLQPSRNFIAQEQRTKTSVVYATSGPGTEGVYFNGTKPPLDDLNVRKAVAHALDRDLLVKTLGFGLPTLAYSPFGPTLKVAQPIQDYPAYDPAKAKALVAAYGKPVQFKFIVTNRPETRLLGQSIQQMLQKVGMQVELVPLDENRMIQSMVTKDFEASAFKYSGASDPHYNVYAFYYSKRKSPSQYGSFVNARVDALIEQGMSTRDPATRAAVYSELAKVLATDVMPIAYTYNSLDLTAMKKNVKGYTHHADALVRFGDLRKE, encoded by the coding sequence ATGATTCAGCGACCTTTGGCTGTCCTGGCGTTGTTGGCCAGCTTCACGGCACACGCCAACCCCGTGACCCTGAGCGTGGCCTTGTCGCAAGACCCACCCAGCCTGGACCCCCTGCGCATCGGCAGCTACACCGAGCGGCAGTTCGCCATGCCGGTGTATGAGGCGCTGTTTGCCATCAACCCGCAGGGCCAGCCGGTGCCACACCTGGCCACGTCCTACACCGTCAGCGACGACCTCAAGACCTGGCGCTTCACGCTGCGGGACGGCGTCAAATTCCACGACGGCACGCCCCTGGATGCGGCCGCCGTCGTGGCCAACCTGGCGCGCGCCAAGGATCCCGCCAACCGCTGCCGCTGCACGGCAGAGATGGAAACCATCGCCGGCTTCAAAGCCATCGACGGCAAGACCGTGGAGATCACGCTGAACCAGCCCAATGCCGTGCTGCCGGTGGCGCTCGCCGGCAGCGTGGGCACCATGGCCTCGCCCACGGCCTTCAAGGCCGACCCGGCCAGCCTGGCGAACAAGCCGGTGGGCACCGGACCCTTCCGCTTCGTCGAATGGATCAAGAACAGCCGTTACGTGCTCGAAAAAAATCCCGACTACTGGCAACAAGGCAAGCCCCAGATCGACCGGCTGGTGCTGCGCGGCATGCAGAACACCGAACCCCGCGAGGCGGCCTTCAAATCAGGCCAGGTCGACATCGTCCTGCAACCCAGCCGCAACTTCATCGCGCAGGAGCAGCGGACAAAAACCTCAGTGGTGTACGCCACATCGGGCCCGGGCACCGAAGGCGTCTACTTCAACGGGACCAAGCCGCCACTCGACGACCTGAACGTCCGCAAAGCCGTGGCGCACGCCCTGGACCGCGACCTGCTGGTCAAGACCCTGGGCTTCGGGCTGCCCACGCTGGCCTACAGCCCGTTCGGACCGACGCTCAAGGTGGCGCAGCCGATTCAGGATTACCCGGCTTACGACCCCGCCAAGGCCAAGGCGCTGGTGGCAGCCTACGGCAAGCCCGTGCAGTTCAAGTTCATCGTCACCAACCGCCCCGAAACCCGTCTGCTGGGGCAGTCCATCCAGCAGATGCTGCAAAAGGTCGGCATGCAGGTCGAGCTGGTGCCCCTGGACGAAAACCGCATGATCCAGAGCATGGTGACCAAGGACTTCGAGGCATCGGCCTTCAAGTATTCGGGGGCCAGCGACCCACACTACAACGTCTACGCGTTCTACTACTCCAAACGCAAATCGCCCTCTCAGTACGGCAGCTTCGTCAACGCCCGGGTCGATGCGCTGATCGAGCAAGGCATGTCCACGCGGGACCCTGCCACCCGCGCGGCCGTCTACAGCGAACTGGCCAAGGTGCTGGCCACCGACGTCATGCCCATTGCCTACACCTACAACAGCCTGGACCTGACGGCCATGAAAAAGAACGTCAAGGGCTACACCCACCACGCCGACGCCCTGGTGCGCTTCGGCGACCTGCGCAAGGAATAA
- a CDS encoding TetR/AcrR family transcriptional regulator, whose amino-acid sequence MTTTASKRPLRRTQEERRATSEEALVQAAIEVMKAKGVAGLTLAEVASVAGVSKGLVVHLYANKQGLQLAALARLRMDFTRRFGTQDPHAPGIERIRRYVHGIFVGLAHKDSSSRLFSALLSEALFQDRAFAEGVAAMNNATKQFVRECLEEEQSQGKRLASSDLDALATFIMSWVRGVIQMHCINEVAGAAPVDRDAMLALIDQTLAALIDGPAPEAKQPPKRRR is encoded by the coding sequence ATGACCACGACCGCCTCCAAACGCCCCCTTCGCCGAACGCAAGAAGAACGCCGCGCCACGTCCGAGGAAGCGCTGGTCCAGGCGGCGATCGAGGTCATGAAGGCCAAGGGGGTGGCTGGACTGACCCTGGCCGAGGTGGCCAGCGTGGCCGGTGTCAGCAAGGGCCTGGTGGTGCACCTGTACGCCAACAAGCAAGGCTTGCAGCTGGCGGCGCTGGCGCGGTTGCGGATGGACTTCACGAGGCGCTTTGGTACCCAGGACCCCCACGCTCCGGGCATCGAGCGCATTCGCCGCTACGTGCACGGCATCTTCGTCGGCCTGGCTCACAAGGACTCCAGTTCGCGGCTGTTTTCGGCGCTGCTGTCTGAAGCCCTGTTCCAGGACCGTGCCTTCGCGGAAGGAGTCGCGGCCATGAACAACGCCACGAAGCAGTTCGTGCGCGAGTGCCTGGAGGAAGAGCAAAGCCAAGGCAAGCGCCTAGCGTCCAGCGACCTCGATGCCCTGGCCACCTTCATCATGTCGTGGGTGCGGGGTGTGATCCAGATGCACTGCATCAACGAGGTGGCGGGTGCCGCCCCGGTCGACCGCGACGCGATGCTCGCGCTCATCGACCAAACCCTCGCGGCCCTGATCGACGGGCCGGCGCCGGAGGCCAAGCAGCCCCCCAAGCGCCGGCGCTGA
- a CDS encoding Zn-ribbon domain-containing OB-fold protein produces MGKPGLVGQDDHHRPMLKGVRCQACHEVAFPPQHHGCERCGATHLTDVDLSADGAVLGSAAVHIHAKPYPPVPFTVVEVRLDAGPVVRALLNGSGPAPRAGQRVHGVLREGAEAGVLDFQFEMTA; encoded by the coding sequence TTGGGAAAACCCGGCCTCGTCGGCCAGGACGACCACCACCGCCCCATGCTCAAAGGCGTGCGCTGTCAAGCGTGTCACGAGGTGGCCTTTCCCCCGCAGCACCACGGCTGTGAACGCTGCGGCGCCACCCACCTGACCGATGTCGACCTGAGCGCCGATGGCGCGGTGCTCGGCAGCGCAGCGGTGCACATCCACGCCAAGCCTTACCCGCCTGTGCCGTTCACGGTGGTCGAAGTCAGGCTGGATGCCGGCCCCGTGGTGCGCGCCTTGTTGAACGGATCCGGCCCGGCACCGCGGGCTGGCCAACGGGTGCACGGCGTGCTGCGCGAAGGCGCCGAGGCCGGCGTGCTGGACTTTCAATTCGAGATGACCGCATGA
- a CDS encoding thiolase family protein encodes MKTLKDLRPVYVVGIGWHGYQDRSDTPYVTLGLTAARAALQDAGVPFSAVDSAYIARALLGMACGRPILRHLGATGLPITHVENASASGSTAFRNACTEVASGLADTALVLGVDKPGAVVRAESQSGIEQLANDYIVPFTHFALLADKYVARSGADMRDIAQVAVKNHNNGALNPHAQRQRPRTLDEVLGARRVSGELTVLQCTPVGEGAAAVVVMSEDAIRAHGIDPGRAVRVLSSAAKSQAVYDDATAFDELLTQATCLQALAEAGVAPSALDVVELHDAFSIEEVLYVEAMGLCKPGQAISALKAGEFHIGGRVAVSPSGGLIAMGHPIGPTGVGQIAEIALQLRGEAGPRQHPNARTGLAHMVGVGAVCYAHVLSI; translated from the coding sequence ATGAAGACGCTCAAAGACCTGCGCCCGGTCTATGTCGTGGGCATCGGGTGGCACGGCTACCAGGACCGGTCCGACACCCCGTACGTCACGCTGGGTCTGACGGCCGCCCGTGCCGCTCTCCAAGATGCAGGGGTTCCATTTTCTGCCGTTGATTCTGCTTATATCGCCCGGGCCTTACTGGGCATGGCCTGCGGACGCCCCATCTTGCGCCACCTGGGCGCGACGGGCCTGCCCATCACGCATGTGGAAAACGCCTCGGCCTCGGGGTCGACCGCCTTCCGCAACGCCTGCACCGAGGTCGCCAGCGGCCTGGCCGACACCGCCCTGGTACTGGGTGTGGACAAGCCCGGCGCCGTGGTGCGCGCCGAGTCGCAAAGCGGCATCGAACAGCTGGCGAACGACTACATCGTCCCCTTCACGCACTTTGCACTGCTGGCCGACAAGTACGTGGCGCGCTCGGGCGCTGACATGCGCGACATCGCACAAGTGGCCGTCAAGAACCACAACAACGGCGCCCTCAACCCCCACGCCCAGCGGCAAAGGCCGCGCACCCTCGACGAGGTGCTCGGGGCGCGCCGGGTCTCGGGCGAGTTGACGGTGCTGCAGTGCACCCCCGTGGGCGAAGGTGCTGCGGCCGTGGTGGTCATGTCGGAAGACGCGATCCGGGCCCACGGCATTGATCCCGGCCGTGCGGTGCGCGTGCTCTCGTCCGCCGCCAAAAGCCAGGCTGTATACGACGACGCCACGGCGTTCGACGAACTGCTCACCCAGGCGACCTGCCTGCAGGCCCTGGCGGAGGCGGGCGTGGCCCCTTCGGCGCTGGACGTGGTCGAGCTGCACGACGCCTTCTCGATCGAGGAAGTGCTCTACGTCGAAGCCATGGGCCTGTGCAAGCCCGGCCAGGCCATTTCAGCCCTCAAGGCCGGCGAGTTCCACATCGGCGGCCGGGTCGCCGTCAGCCCCTCGGGCGGGCTCATCGCGATGGGCCATCCGATCGGTCCCACCGGCGTCGGCCAGATCGCCGAAATCGCCCTGCAGCTGCGCGGCGAAGCCGGCCCACGCCAGCACCCCAACGCCCGAACAGGCCTGGCCCACATGGTGGGCGTGGGCGCCGTCTGCTACGCCCACGTCCTGAGCATTTGA